TGTTTTTCATCGTCCACAATGAGGATGGTCGCAGGATCGGTCATGAATGTTTGTCACTTGGAATTTCGGGGCCTGCCTCCAGCAGCCTCACTTTTCGCTCCACCAGCGGCAGCCACAGGCTCACCCGCGTGCCTTTGCCGGCGCGGCTTTCAATGTCAATCTCACCGCCATGCTCACGGACGATGCGGCGGACGATGAGTAGGCCGAGCCCGGTACCAGTCGCACGAGTCGTGGAGAAAGGCTGGAACAGCTTGCCCATCTGCTCTGGGCTGATGCCCCTGCCGCTGTCTTCAAAACTGAGCCTCACCTCAAAATCCGTGTAGCTGCCATGGATCGTCAGGCTGCCCCCCTGGGGCATGGCCTGGCAGGCGTTGCGAATGAGGTTGTACATCGCCTGCTTCATCTGGTCAGCATCCAGAGGCATGGCCGGCATGTCAGCCCGCAGATCCAGCCGCACTTTGACCTTTGCCTGGTCCAGATCCGGCTTCAGAAAGCGTAGGCTCTCTTGCAGCAACTCGGAAATCAGTACCTTTTGAAGCTGGGGCTTGGTGGGGCGGATGGCGGCCAGGAACTGGCTGATGATGCCGTCCATGCGCTTGATCTCACCCGTGGCCACATCCAGGTGCTCGCGCAGCGGCTCCCCTGGCTTGCCCATTTTTTTCAGCCTCCGCTCAAGCAGTTGCAGATGGATGGTGAGGGAATTGAGCGGATTTCCCAATTCATGGGCCACCCCCGCCGCCAGCAGGGTAAAGGCATTGAGCCTTTCGCTCTCGATCTGCTCCTCGGTGCGCTTGCGCGTCTCTGTCACATCCCGGATGAGCATCACAAAACCGATAGGCTGGTCGTCATCTATGCTAGTGATGTAGAAATTCAGGTAACGGTTTTCCGGGTAGAAAATCTCCAGATCCCGGCTGACTACGGTGCCCGGCTTCAGCAGTTCCGACCAATCCAGCCCGCGCATGCCCTGAGTGAGCTTTTGCCCGATCACCTGCTCCGCCTTAAGGCCGAAAAGCTGGCAGGCAGCACTGTTGACGTAAGTCACACGCCCTTCCGGGTCCAAGAGGATGACGCCCTCCTGCAAAGCCTGAAAGGTCTTCTCCAAAAAACCTTTCTCCTTCATCAGTTCCAGAACCACGCTCTGCACCTCGGAAGGCTCCAGGCGGTCCATTTTTTTCAGAAGCTTGTCGATGAAGGCAGATCTCATACACTGGGGGCCATGACGGACATACTGCTGGTCTTATCTACGTTTCCTGATCTTGAAAAAGCGCGTCAGATTGGCACAAAGCTAGTTGAATCGCAACTGGCGGCTTGTGTCAATCTGTGTCCAGGCCTGACCTCCATCTACCGATGGAAAGGCGCAGTGGAAACGGGCGCTGAAGTATTGGCCATCTTCAAGACCACCTCCACCACCTATCCTGCCATGGAGCAACGCCTGCGTGAACTGCATCCCTACGAGGTGCCAGAGATCGTGGCCATCCCCGCCGGGCACGCTTCAGCGGCGTATGCCCAGTGGGTGGCGGCAGAAGTGCTCAGCCCAGCCTGAAATCACTCCTCAACAGGAGAAAACAGCGACTTGCCAGACAGAATCGGGGAAGTCGTCGGTGTCGTAGGCGGATCAGCCATCGGCAATTGTGGCAGCGTAAAGTAGCCATAACCGCGCAGACCATTCTCCGTTGGCACCACCATGCCCTGATAGGTCACG
The Prosthecobacter algae DNA segment above includes these coding regions:
- a CDS encoding two-component system sensor histidine kinase NtrB — protein: MRSAFIDKLLKKMDRLEPSEVQSVVLELMKEKGFLEKTFQALQEGVILLDPEGRVTYVNSAACQLFGLKAEQVIGQKLTQGMRGLDWSELLKPGTVVSRDLEIFYPENRYLNFYITSIDDDQPIGFVMLIRDVTETRKRTEEQIESERLNAFTLLAAGVAHELGNPLNSLTIHLQLLERRLKKMGKPGEPLREHLDVATGEIKRMDGIISQFLAAIRPTKPQLQKVLISELLQESLRFLKPDLDQAKVKVRLDLRADMPAMPLDADQMKQAMYNLIRNACQAMPQGGSLTIHGSYTDFEVRLSFEDSGRGISPEQMGKLFQPFSTTRATGTGLGLLIVRRIVREHGGEIDIESRAGKGTRVSLWLPLVERKVRLLEAGPEIPSDKHS
- the cutA gene encoding divalent-cation tolerance protein CutA; the protein is MTDILLVLSTFPDLEKARQIGTKLVESQLAACVNLCPGLTSIYRWKGAVETGAEVLAIFKTTSTTYPAMEQRLRELHPYEVPEIVAIPAGHASAAYAQWVAAEVLSPA